The Montipora capricornis isolate CH-2021 chromosome 3, ASM3666992v2, whole genome shotgun sequence genome includes the window CATTAACAGCCACTGCAACAAAAAGTTATGATACAGTTTAAATGTTTACGACGTGTGTGTCTTTCAGTCAGGCTTCAACTTCTATTAGTCTGAGTAGTTACGATAGGTAACTGCGGATGGAAGACTGCTTCAAAGATTTAAGTTGCAAGTCCGTCAAGGCATCGTTTACGCGTGTGATGGCTTGCGACAGTTTTTCGTCTCCCTGCCAGTCAGAGAAATCCAACAACGTTTTTGAAAGCTCGAGTGCACCTTTCACTGAACTGACTTCTGGAGTCTTTAATTCTTCAGACTCTTCAATCGACTCTTCGTCACTTGCTTCAGTCCCCTCCGATGCCCCGAGGATGTCATTACGCATTTTCTCTCTCCAGTTGGGCAGTGTTGTGTCAACTGGAGGTTCGTGTGCATCAACCTCCACATCGACAAAAGATACGTCTAGATCTGGAGAGATGCGAGACAAGAGCTCCTCAATTTCGAGCAACTCTTCGCCGGCGAATGGATCGTCATCCATCTCGGTTTCCTGGTCTGGATACATTCCAACATGCTTGAAGCACTTTGAGATTACTTCTGATGGTACCTCCTCCCACGCGCTCACCATCCACCTTATTGCCATCAGAAGGTTAACAGACTTCACAATTTCGCTCGCCGTCTTCTTGCCGTCAATTTCACTTGCAACGTGTCGCAGTAGCTTTCGCTTATAGTACATCTTCCAGGTCTTTATTATTCCTGCGTCCAGAGGTTGCGTGCGTGAGGTGGTGTTTTTCGGTAAGAACTCGATTTGAACATTTGAGAACATACCCTTCAGGGAGCTAGGGTGACATGATGCGTTGTCAAGGAACAGGATAATGTGCCGGTTTTCACGCTTCATCTTGCTATTGAGATTAGTAATGACATTGCTCATTATTTCAGTTCTCATCCACGCTTTGTCGTTATTAAAATACTGGGCTCCACAAGGTCGTGAAATATCTTGCAACTTAGAAAAGCAGCGGGGCTTTCGGCTTTTGCCAATCAGGATAGGGCTTTCCTTGGCACCGGCAGCATTCACAAAGAAGGCGGCGGTAATTCTTTGTTTGGCATTCTTTCCTCCTTGACAGCGCTTTCCTTTTTCTGCGAGTGATGTTGTGGGCAAAGCTTTCCAGAATGTCCCTGTCTCGTCCTCGTTCCAAATGTCTTCTGGGGCAAAACCCCTTGTCAATTCTTTGACACGCTCACTCCAGCTTTCGACAGTCTCTTGGCTAACATCTCCTTCCTCGCCAGCAATATTTAGCAGGGCG containing:
- the LOC138039892 gene encoding tigger transposable element-derived protein 6-like — translated: MLKTYSFAMLCFGQNTCLKCLAKKTEKGKQPKKEAKPLKQDKKQNELPTRKCLSLREKVEVIHASKELAQSARQLAKRFGCGKTQIAQILARKDTILEEWTSNGTGSHKRSNNEKFEKINHLLWEWYIKARGANIPVDGPLLKEEARLIAEQLGETSFKGTDGWLAKWKKRHNIALLNIAGEEGDVSQETVESWSERVKELTRGFAPEDIWNEDETGTFWKALPTTSLAEKGKRCQGGKNAKQRITAAFFVNAAGAKESPILIGKSRKPRCFSKLQDISRPCGAQYFNNDKAWMRTEIMSNVITNLNSKMKRENRHIILFLDNASCHPSSLKGMFSNVQIEFLPKNTTSRTQPLDAGIIKTWKMYYKRKLLRHVASEIDGKKTASEIVKSVNLLMAIRWMVSAWEEVPSEVISKCFKHVGMYPDQETEMDDDPFAGEELLEIEELLSRISPDLDVSFVDVEVDAHEPPVDTTLPNWREKMRNDILGASEGTEASDEESIEESEELKTPEVSSVKGALELSKTLLDFSDWQGDEKLSQAITRVNDALTDLQLKSLKQSSIRSYLS